The following are encoded in a window of Paenibacillaceae bacterium GAS479 genomic DNA:
- a CDS encoding parallel beta-helix repeat (two copies) — MAVIKVFPGSPTAIQDAVASANEGDVILVHKGVYHENVRIKDNKNNLRIVAKTKRSAVLDGRFILPEAFELEGVAGVEIDGFKIRNYISGGIRIVQGKSHQILENDISDISEKTRKGRPVGIFTDRSEGNLLLRNKIERIGKTGMGNGIQLSGSSGNWIVRNQIVNNSLFGIEVGGGLHNAVVGNRISGNKSDGIRTSRSDNSLILDNKLEHNGGNGVFGRSTNNLIIDSTSKNNHKNGLLFSFNYNLAFGNKIKNNRQSGVAIGSDFNDIQRNHIARNQNNGVLIGAPHAANFVFENQLKGNTPKNIKDRGKNNTILRNKNN; from the coding sequence ATGGCGGTCATAAAGGTGTTCCCGGGCAGTCCAACGGCCATTCAGGACGCGGTTGCTTCGGCGAACGAAGGTGACGTTATTTTGGTGCATAAGGGCGTTTATCATGAAAACGTGAGAATCAAGGATAATAAAAATAATCTTCGCATTGTAGCCAAAACCAAGCGTAGCGCGGTTCTCGACGGAAGATTCATTTTACCGGAGGCGTTTGAATTGGAGGGCGTCGCAGGAGTGGAAATCGACGGCTTCAAAATTAGGAACTACATTTCCGGCGGCATTCGAATCGTTCAAGGAAAATCCCATCAAATCTTGGAGAATGATATCAGCGATATAAGCGAAAAGACGAGAAAGGGTAGACCTGTTGGCATTTTCACGGATCGTTCAGAAGGCAATCTGTTGCTGAGAAACAAGATTGAACGTATCGGAAAGACTGGAATGGGGAACGGGATTCAACTCAGTGGGTCATCGGGAAATTGGATCGTCCGAAATCAAATAGTGAACAATTCATTATTCGGGATTGAGGTCGGCGGAGGCTTGCATAATGCAGTCGTAGGAAATCGGATTTCCGGCAACAAAAGCGATGGAATCAGGACTAGCAGATCGGACAATTCTCTTATCCTGGACAATAAGCTTGAGCATAACGGCGGTAACGGTGTGTTTGGCCGCAGCACGAATAACCTTATTATAGATAGCACCAGTAAGAACAATCATAAAAACGGCTTGCTGTTCTCATTTAACTATAATCTGGCCTTCGGCAACAAAATCAAAAACAACCGCCAAAGCGGCGTGGCGATCGGATCGGATTTTAATGATATTCAACGTAATCATATCGCGAGAAACCAGAATAACGGTGTATTAATTGGGGCTCCTCATGCGGCAAACTTCGTGTTCGAAAACCAATTGAAAGGCAATACACCGAAGAATATTAAGGATCGGGGCAAGAACAATACTATCCTCCGAAATAAAAACAATTAG
- a CDS encoding Putative Holin-like Toxin (Hol-Tox) yields the protein MEVKDALTLMIGFGALIIALLTLVIAIIAVINQKK from the coding sequence ATGGAGGTTAAAGATGCTTTGACGCTGATGATCGGTTTTGGTGCGCTAATTATAGCGCTACTGACGCTTGTTATTGCTATCATCGCTGTAATTAACCAAAAGAAATAG
- a CDS encoding preprotein translocase subunit SecA gives MNLAAKLTQRFKDLANQEEQHKLKGYQVKAEFIRKRNLEAWDEQRLQAESLRLKKKATSGTPLDELLVDAYALVCEAAKRTLGLQPYDVQIMAAIALHEGFLIEQHTGEGKTLSAVMPAYLNALTGEGVHVLTFNDYLANRDAEWMGPIYRFLGLTVDSVQAGMSLSEKQGAYAADITYVTAKEAGFDYLRDTIALNEADTVHRPFRYVIVDEADSLLLDEARVPLVIAGEPDSSGNDGIRFAEVARQLDQVEHYDFDESKRNVYLNEAGSAIAESLLGCGNLYESYNSHLLSSLNCALHVKSLLKKDVDYIVRDSEIELIDEYTGRVAENRHLPEGLQAALAAKEGLQSKTGGEILGTITLQHFLSLYPKICGMTATAHASAMEFEDIYNLQVVQIKPNRTNIRIDHPLQIYTHKEAKLKALIQEISSVHATGRPILIGTSSVEESDMLAEALAVANVSCHVLNAKNDAKEAEIIAKAGEIGAVTVSTNMAGRGVDIRLGGGNPTQAEAVAHLGGLYVIGTHVNESLRIDNQLRGRSGRQGDPGASVFFVSLEDELLLRFGLDKAFRNFKQDEALEKPALRSKIAHFQRVAMGQNFDIRQELNHYSNMVEDQRRILYEERLGILKGKTPMSPSEQRVRLFYIDKFWADHLAYVSYIREGIHLESLASRNPIDEFHAQIIQAYEQIPAEVDRESTNMLVRLGGANDQAKWEKFGLMSPASTRTYIINDQYIQNKRSSWSAETVLAYNVRKILSPVLDRVFAVLNRG, from the coding sequence ATGAACTTAGCCGCCAAGTTGACGCAAAGATTCAAAGACCTCGCTAACCAGGAAGAGCAGCATAAGCTAAAGGGTTATCAAGTCAAAGCGGAGTTCATTCGAAAACGGAATCTGGAAGCATGGGACGAACAGCGGCTGCAAGCGGAATCCCTCCGGTTAAAAAAGAAAGCAACATCAGGTACGCCCTTGGACGAGCTGCTTGTCGATGCCTATGCGCTAGTCTGCGAAGCAGCGAAGAGAACGCTCGGATTACAGCCTTACGATGTCCAGATCATGGCTGCCATCGCTCTGCATGAGGGATTTTTGATCGAGCAGCATACCGGCGAAGGAAAAACGCTCTCTGCTGTTATGCCTGCTTATCTAAATGCGCTAACCGGCGAAGGCGTTCATGTACTGACTTTTAACGACTATTTGGCAAATCGAGATGCGGAATGGATGGGCCCGATCTATCGTTTCCTCGGGTTAACAGTAGACTCGGTTCAAGCTGGCATGAGCCTGTCCGAAAAACAGGGAGCGTACGCCGCCGATATAACCTATGTTACAGCGAAAGAGGCGGGATTCGATTATTTGCGCGACACGATCGCACTAAACGAAGCCGATACCGTGCATCGTCCTTTCCGCTACGTCATCGTCGACGAGGCGGATTCACTGCTTCTCGACGAAGCGCGAGTGCCGCTAGTCATCGCTGGTGAGCCGGACTCTTCTGGCAACGACGGCATTCGTTTCGCAGAAGTCGCTCGGCAGCTCGATCAGGTAGAGCATTACGACTTTGACGAGTCCAAGCGGAACGTTTATTTAAATGAAGCGGGCTCGGCAATAGCGGAATCGCTGCTGGGATGCGGCAATTTGTACGAAAGCTATAATAGTCATCTGTTGTCGTCCTTAAATTGTGCGCTGCATGTGAAATCGTTATTGAAAAAGGACGTCGATTACATCGTCCGGGACAGTGAAATCGAGCTGATTGACGAATATACCGGCCGCGTGGCGGAGAACAGACATTTACCGGAAGGATTGCAAGCAGCTCTAGCGGCCAAAGAAGGGCTGCAGTCGAAAACCGGCGGAGAAATTCTCGGGACGATTACCCTTCAACACTTCCTTAGTCTGTATCCGAAGATTTGCGGAATGACGGCTACCGCGCACGCTTCCGCCATGGAGTTTGAAGATATTTATAATCTGCAGGTCGTGCAAATTAAGCCGAACCGGACAAACATACGGATCGACCATCCGCTCCAGATTTATACCCATAAAGAAGCCAAACTTAAGGCGCTTATACAAGAAATCTCGTCCGTCCATGCGACAGGACGTCCAATTCTCATTGGTACGTCAAGCGTCGAGGAGTCTGACATGCTGGCGGAGGCGCTAGCGGTTGCCAACGTATCTTGCCATGTTCTGAATGCGAAAAACGACGCAAAAGAAGCCGAGATCATCGCTAAAGCGGGAGAAATCGGTGCGGTGACGGTGTCTACGAATATGGCTGGACGCGGCGTAGACATTCGGCTCGGCGGCGGCAACCCCACGCAAGCAGAAGCTGTCGCCCATCTGGGCGGGTTGTACGTGATTGGTACACATGTGAACGAAAGCTTGCGGATCGACAACCAACTTCGCGGGCGTTCTGGCCGCCAAGGCGACCCGGGAGCTTCCGTATTTTTCGTAAGCTTGGAGGACGAGTTGCTGCTTCGGTTCGGACTCGATAAAGCATTTCGCAATTTTAAGCAGGATGAGGCTCTCGAAAAGCCGGCGCTCCGCAGCAAAATCGCGCATTTTCAGCGTGTTGCTATGGGCCAAAACTTCGATATCCGCCAGGAACTGAATCATTATTCGAATATGGTGGAGGACCAAAGGCGTATTTTGTACGAGGAGCGGCTCGGAATTTTGAAAGGCAAGACGCCGATGAGCCCTTCAGAGCAGCGGGTACGGCTTTTTTATATCGATAAGTTCTGGGCTGATCATCTGGCATACGTTTCTTATATTCGCGAAGGTATCCATTTGGAGAGCCTTGCTAGCCGCAATCCGATTGACGAATTTCATGCACAAATCATTCAAGCATACGAGCAAATCCCAGCTGAAGTAGATAGAG